Proteins encoded by one window of Lactobacillus paragasseri:
- a CDS encoding GRP family sugar transporter has protein sequence MKYVYLFLPAIGWGLMPLVIASVKNSTVYNQIVGTVAASFIFGAIVMAIMHPAMSWSLFLLSALGGACWVIGQVGQYISYEKIGVSETMPISTGLQLIGVPLVGVLAFGEWASPQAKLYGFIGILVLIIGVVLTSLTDRGTSEGNKSNQISTIILLVLTSLGYITSSSIPKALHGSSISIFFGQTFGMLVAVFIYTLVTKNLHVWKEKSTVQSGGAGILYAIAALAYILSVQDNGVNMAFVISQLCVVISTLGGLIFLHEKKTRNGLIFTIAGLVLIIGGAMLTTLF, from the coding sequence ATGAAATATGTTTATTTGTTTTTACCAGCAATTGGCTGGGGACTGATGCCCCTTGTTATTGCTAGTGTAAAGAATAGTACAGTTTATAATCAAATCGTTGGTACAGTTGCAGCTTCATTTATTTTTGGTGCAATTGTAATGGCAATTATGCATCCAGCAATGAGCTGGTCACTATTTTTGCTTTCTGCATTAGGTGGTGCTTGCTGGGTAATTGGTCAAGTTGGTCAATACATTTCTTATGAAAAAATTGGTGTTTCTGAAACAATGCCGATTTCAACTGGTTTGCAGTTGATTGGTGTACCTCTTGTAGGTGTGCTTGCTTTTGGTGAATGGGCTAGTCCGCAAGCTAAGCTTTATGGCTTTATTGGTATTCTAGTATTAATTATTGGAGTTGTTTTAACTTCATTAACTGATCGCGGAACAAGCGAAGGTAATAAGTCTAATCAGATAAGTACAATTATTTTGCTTGTTTTAACTTCACTTGGCTACATTACTTCAAGCTCAATTCCAAAGGCTTTACATGGAAGCAGTATTTCAATCTTCTTTGGTCAAACCTTTGGTATGCTTGTAGCTGTGTTTATCTATACGCTTGTTACTAAAAATTTACATGTTTGGAAAGAAAAATCTACTGTTCAAAGTGGTGGAGCAGGTATTCTATATGCAATTGCTGCTTTAGCTTACATTCTTTCCGTTCAAGATAACGGAGTTAACATGGCTTTTGTTATTTCACAACTTTGCGTAGTTATTTCTACTTTAGGTGGCTTGATTTTCTTACATGAAAAGAAAACTCGCAACGGTTTGATTTTTACCATTGCAGGCCTAGTTTTAATTATTGGCGGTGCAATGTTAACTACATTATTCTAG
- a CDS encoding glycerol-3-phosphate acyltransferase, which yields MNELISLVIGYFLGNILFAMIVAKIFLHKDPTKYGSGNPGTANIGAVFGKKWGILTCIGDLAKTLAALLIVYFLYHGNRLDLSFAGIGVVLGHSFPFWNHFKGGKGVAVTALWIVFFDWRAGLIALLIGLFLVIIMKNLTIPPLVYMLGFSIFTWLNFGWEQGLIFLIATLIMIFQFRKDIVDFFTGHGKRVDVLVTIKKKLGIYK from the coding sequence ATGAATGAATTAATTTCACTAGTAATAGGATATTTCCTCGGAAATATCCTTTTTGCTATGATTGTCGCAAAAATATTTTTACATAAAGATCCAACTAAGTATGGTTCAGGTAATCCTGGTACAGCTAATATTGGTGCAGTTTTTGGTAAAAAATGGGGTATTCTCACTTGTATTGGAGACTTAGCTAAAACTTTGGCAGCATTATTAATTGTCTACTTTCTTTATCATGGTAATCGCTTAGATTTATCTTTTGCTGGTATTGGAGTCGTCTTAGGGCATTCATTTCCGTTCTGGAATCACTTCAAGGGTGGTAAAGGAGTGGCAGTTACTGCATTGTGGATTGTCTTTTTTGACTGGCGAGCTGGTTTGATTGCTTTATTAATTGGCTTGTTTTTAGTGATTATTATGAAAAATCTTACTATTCCGCCACTTGTATATATGTTGGGGTTCAGTATTTTTACTTGGCTTAACTTTGGCTGGGAACAAGGATTAATCTTTTTAATTGCTACTTTAATCATGATTTTTCAATTTAGAAAAGATATTGTCGACTTCTTTACTGGACACGGTAAGCGAGTAGATGTTTTGGTAACAATTAAGAAAAAGTTAGGGATATACAAATGA
- a CDS encoding LCP family protein, whose translation MDNKPKEPVLSRVELNKEKHSKKKPIRIIIAVILVLVLGLGAYAGSVYLKAKNAFDKTYDPKTAVKQDSFSGKEPFNILLLGTDTGAFGRKEVRGNSDTMILVTVNPAKKKLSLMSIPRDTMARMIGTENFSVHKINAAYNIDGAKMAMKTTSKVLNVPIKYYISMNMGGMRKIVDGVGGVTVTPPLTFTYDGYTFTKGKKVHLNGSQALAYSRMRYDDPRGDYGRQLRQREVIMSVLEHAMSFSTLKNLDSILGSVSTSLRTNLTFDSMVKISKNYRKCTQNMSSDYLHGVGAMIGDASYQVMSDRELQRTSNIVRNDLGLDSMNIDNNETYQNSMNSQFDWTSGDSNQVYYIYDPYTDELWNGDRAY comes from the coding sequence ATGGATAATAAGCCCAAAGAACCTGTTCTCTCAAGAGTTGAGCTGAACAAAGAAAAACATAGTAAGAAAAAGCCAATCCGTATTATTATTGCGGTTATTTTAGTGCTGGTTTTAGGACTTGGAGCCTATGCAGGATCTGTTTATTTAAAAGCTAAAAATGCCTTTGATAAAACATATGACCCAAAGACTGCTGTAAAACAAGATAGCTTTTCTGGTAAAGAACCATTCAATATTCTCTTGTTAGGTACAGATACGGGAGCTTTTGGTAGAAAAGAAGTTCGCGGGAACTCAGATACAATGATTTTGGTAACCGTTAATCCGGCTAAAAAGAAACTTTCTCTAATGTCGATTCCGCGTGACACCATGGCAAGAATGATTGGCACCGAAAACTTTAGCGTTCATAAGATTAATGCCGCTTATAATATTGACGGTGCCAAAATGGCAATGAAGACTACAAGTAAGGTCCTTAATGTGCCAATAAAATACTATATTTCAATGAATATGGGCGGAATGAGAAAGATTGTAGACGGCGTTGGTGGCGTTACAGTGACGCCGCCTCTTACCTTTACTTACGATGGCTACACCTTTACCAAAGGTAAAAAGGTACACTTAAATGGTAGTCAAGCCTTAGCTTACTCTCGAATGCGCTATGACGATCCTCGCGGAGACTATGGTAGACAATTACGGCAGCGTGAAGTAATTATGTCCGTTTTAGAACATGCAATGTCATTTAGTACGCTAAAGAATTTAGATTCAATCTTAGGCTCTGTTTCAACTAGTTTGAGAACTAACTTAACTTTTGATTCAATGGTCAAAATTAGTAAAAACTACCGTAAATGTACTCAAAACATGTCCAGCGACTATTTGCATGGAGTAGGAGCAATGATTGGAGATGCTTCATATCAAGTAATGTCTGATAGAGAATTGCAACGAACATCTAATATTGTGAGAAATGATCTTGGTTTAGATTCAATGAATATTGATAATAATGAAACTTATCAAAATTCAATGAATTCTCAATTTGATTGGACCAGTGGTGATTCTAATCAGGTATACTACATATATGATCCTTATACGGATGAATTATGGAACGGAGATCGTGCTTATTAA
- a CDS encoding transcriptional regulator has product MSYIADYTNSYDIRGQQITITASARFDKNTGKVIADLELDDHAAKLALEKYRRKFGIISPTDLKNLRHHWNFSKEKFAEVLGWNVATIALYEAGAVPSISDNRLLKILIKNPKLMEKFIEDSEKEEL; this is encoded by the coding sequence ATGTCTTATATTGCAGATTATACTAATAGTTATGACATTCGTGGACAACAAATTACAATTACTGCGTCTGCTCGTTTTGACAAGAATACTGGTAAGGTAATTGCTGACTTAGAACTTGATGATCATGCAGCAAAATTAGCTTTGGAAAAGTATCGGAGAAAGTTTGGTATTATTTCACCAACTGATCTTAAAAATTTACGACATCATTGGAATTTTAGTAAAGAAAAATTTGCTGAAGTTTTGGGATGGAATGTGGCAACAATAGCTCTTTATGAAGCCGGAGCTGTGCCATCGATTAGTGATAATCGTTTACTAAAGATTTTAATTAAAAATCCCAAACTTATGGAAAAGTTTATTGAAGATAGTGAAAAAGAAGAATTATAA
- a CDS encoding aldose 1-epimerase family protein, whose amino-acid sequence MLTIENNQLKVEINEVGAQLTHVVDKTTNADYIWNGSEWERHAPILFPAIGRSNDNKYILNGKTYEMKQHGFARDYPWTVVDKGDDRVSLTLTENEETLAVYPFHFSLMVTYTLEANQLKVEFLVKNNSEETMPFGLGFHPGFNVPIAGDELKFSDYELTLSPEVTELTQFQIDPIPFRNGKVIPVPNAQKGTLPLSYSEFDDGLIIINNPGLTGIELSSAKSEHKISLTLEDFPYVALWTMTDPEAKFLCMEPFAGLPDIKSSELTDWMEKEGNNFLAPDESSHFSTTITLE is encoded by the coding sequence ATGCTAACAATTGAAAACAACCAGTTAAAGGTTGAAATTAATGAGGTCGGTGCTCAGCTTACGCACGTAGTCGATAAGACTACTAATGCCGACTACATTTGGAATGGGAGCGAGTGGGAAAGACATGCTCCAATTCTTTTTCCGGCAATCGGAAGATCAAATGACAATAAATATATTTTAAATGGGAAAACATATGAAATGAAGCAACATGGCTTCGCTCGTGACTATCCTTGGACAGTTGTTGATAAGGGAGACGATCGAGTAAGTCTGACTTTAACTGAAAATGAAGAAACTCTAGCTGTTTATCCATTTCATTTTAGTCTGATGGTTACCTATACGCTAGAAGCTAATCAATTAAAGGTAGAATTTTTGGTTAAAAATAATTCAGAAGAAACGATGCCATTTGGACTTGGTTTTCACCCAGGCTTTAATGTGCCAATAGCTGGAGATGAATTGAAATTTTCAGATTATGAGTTAACTTTAAGCCCAGAAGTGACAGAATTAACTCAATTTCAAATTGATCCAATTCCATTTAGAAATGGTAAGGTCATTCCAGTACCTAATGCACAAAAGGGAACTTTGCCGCTATCGTATTCAGAATTTGATGATGGTTTGATTATTATTAATAATCCAGGTTTAACCGGGATTGAGTTAAGTAGTGCCAAATCAGAACATAAAATTTCTTTAACGTTGGAAGATTTCCCATATGTAGCGCTATGGACCATGACTGATCCAGAAGCTAAGTTTTTATGTATGGAACCTTTTGCTGGCTTGCCAGATATTAAGAGCAGTGAATTGACCGACTGGATGGAAAAAGAAGGCAATAACTTCCTAGCACCAGATGAAAGTTCACATTTTTCAACTACAATTACTTTAGAATAA
- the tyrS gene encoding tyrosine--tRNA ligase yields the protein MAKFDILEDLKWRGAINQETDEEGLRKYLAEHDDLALYCGTDPTGDSLHIGHLIPFMILKRFQMAGYHPVILIGGGTGSIGDPSGRKTERVLQTAEQVKHNEEKLTAQMKKLFGTENFEIKNNADWLGKLNLIDFLRDYGKFFQVNNMINKDVVASRLENGISFTEFSYQILQAIDFYHLNKDNGVQLQIGGSDQWGNITAGIDLIHKLEGADRPAFGLTIPLMLKADGTKFGKSAGGAVWLDPEKTSPYEFYQFWINQDDRDVVKYLKYFTFLSREEIEDLAEKTEKEPWKRAAQKRLAEEVTKFVHGEEGLKEAQMITEALFSGNVKSLSVPQIEQALKNAPSAEATHEAKNIVEFLVETKIEPSKRQAREDVKNGAIYVNGERQNDVDFIVEPDSDFDGKYVIIRKGKRKYTLVKIK from the coding sequence ATGGCAAAATTTGACATTTTAGAAGATTTAAAATGGCGCGGTGCTATTAACCAAGAAACCGATGAGGAAGGTTTACGCAAGTACTTAGCAGAGCATGATGATTTAGCTCTTTACTGCGGAACTGATCCGACTGGAGATTCACTTCACATTGGTCACTTGATTCCATTTATGATTTTGAAAAGATTCCAAATGGCTGGCTACCATCCAGTAATTTTGATTGGTGGAGGAACTGGTTCAATTGGTGATCCATCAGGTAGAAAGACCGAACGTGTTCTTCAAACTGCTGAACAAGTTAAGCATAATGAGGAAAAGTTGACTGCTCAAATGAAAAAGTTATTCGGTACGGAAAACTTTGAAATTAAAAACAATGCTGATTGGCTTGGAAAGCTTAATTTGATTGATTTCCTGCGTGACTATGGTAAATTTTTTCAAGTTAATAATATGATTAACAAAGATGTTGTTGCTAGCCGCTTAGAGAATGGTATTTCATTTACTGAATTTAGTTACCAAATCTTGCAAGCAATTGACTTTTACCACTTGAACAAAGATAATGGCGTTCAACTTCAAATTGGTGGTTCTGATCAATGGGGCAACATTACAGCTGGAATTGACTTAATCCACAAGCTTGAAGGTGCAGATCGTCCTGCCTTTGGTTTAACTATTCCATTGATGCTTAAGGCTGATGGTACTAAGTTTGGTAAATCTGCTGGTGGTGCTGTATGGCTCGATCCAGAAAAAACTAGTCCTTATGAATTCTACCAATTCTGGATTAACCAAGATGACCGTGATGTTGTGAAGTACCTTAAGTACTTTACTTTCTTGAGTCGTGAAGAAATTGAAGACTTAGCCGAAAAGACTGAAAAAGAACCTTGGAAGCGTGCAGCTCAAAAGAGATTAGCAGAAGAAGTAACTAAGTTTGTTCATGGTGAAGAAGGCTTAAAAGAAGCTCAAATGATTACTGAAGCACTATTCTCAGGTAACGTTAAGAGCTTGTCTGTTCCTCAAATTGAACAAGCTTTGAAGAACGCACCAAGTGCAGAAGCAACTCATGAAGCTAAGAATATCGTTGAATTCTTAGTTGAAACTAAGATTGAACCATCTAAGCGTCAAGCACGTGAAGATGTTAAGAACGGTGCTATTTATGTAAATGGCGAACGTCAAAATGATGTTGACTTTATTGTTGAACCAGATAGTGATTTTGATGGTAAGTACGTAATTATCCGTAAGGGTAAGAGAAAGTACACTCTAGTTAAAATTAAATAG
- a CDS encoding C1 family peptidase produces the protein MAHELTLEEIEKFQQDYQQNKQNKIAELAVVNNGVQKASFNSEGIRDLNRTFSIEIPTDNVTDQKQSGRCWLFAALNVLRHKFAKQYHAKNFTFSQSYLFFWDRIERANIFFNHILETADKPVDDRTVHFYLQAPDTDGGQWHMAISLIRKYGLVPTYAQDESFTANNTAAFNQALNMKLREDGLVLRKLAQEGKEAEIEQKRQEFLSEVYRMAVIAFGQPVHKFDLEFKDDDGNYKLDQNLTPLDFFHNYFEDDLDDYVVLFNAPDHEYDKLYAFPFEDNVEGGSPIRFLNTNIENLKEAAIKQLKDGETIWFGCDVGKQSDRQKGILAADLYETDTVFNIETKLSKKERLETGASGSTHAMTLVGVDVVDGKPRQWKVENSWGTKVGEKGYFVMDDKWFDEYLFKVVVKKQYLPEKLVKIAEGEATPVPCWDSMA, from the coding sequence ATGGCACATGAACTTACACTAGAAGAAATTGAAAAATTTCAACAAGATTATCAACAAAACAAACAAAATAAGATCGCTGAATTAGCTGTTGTGAATAACGGCGTGCAAAAAGCCAGCTTCAACAGTGAAGGAATTCGTGATTTAAATCGCACCTTCTCAATTGAAATTCCAACTGATAATGTGACTGATCAAAAACAATCAGGTCGTTGCTGGTTGTTTGCGGCATTGAACGTTTTACGTCACAAGTTCGCTAAGCAATATCATGCAAAGAACTTTACTTTTTCACAAAGCTATCTCTTTTTCTGGGATCGAATCGAAAGAGCAAATATTTTCTTCAATCATATCTTAGAAACTGCGGATAAACCTGTGGATGATCGAACTGTGCATTTTTATTTGCAAGCTCCAGATACTGATGGTGGACAATGGCATATGGCTATCTCCTTGATTAGAAAATATGGCTTAGTGCCAACTTATGCACAAGATGAAAGTTTTACTGCTAACAATACAGCAGCGTTTAATCAAGCCTTGAACATGAAGTTACGTGAAGATGGACTAGTTTTACGTAAACTTGCTCAAGAAGGAAAAGAAGCTGAAATTGAGCAAAAACGCCAAGAATTTTTAAGTGAAGTTTACCGTATGGCTGTGATCGCTTTTGGACAACCTGTGCATAAGTTTGATTTAGAATTTAAAGATGATGATGGTAATTACAAGTTAGATCAAAATCTTACCCCACTAGACTTTTTCCACAATTATTTTGAAGATGATTTGGATGACTATGTTGTTCTCTTTAATGCGCCAGATCATGAATATGACAAGCTTTATGCTTTTCCATTTGAAGATAATGTTGAAGGCGGTAGTCCAATTAGATTTTTGAATACAAATATCGAAAATCTTAAGGAAGCTGCTATTAAGCAATTAAAAGATGGTGAAACGATCTGGTTTGGTTGTGATGTAGGCAAGCAAAGCGACCGTCAAAAGGGAATTTTAGCTGCTGATTTATATGAAACAGATACTGTTTTTAATATTGAAACTAAATTAAGTAAGAAAGAGCGTCTTGAAACTGGTGCTAGTGGCTCTACTCATGCAATGACCTTGGTTGGTGTAGATGTAGTTGATGGTAAGCCTCGTCAGTGGAAGGTTGAAAATTCTTGGGGAACCAAAGTTGGTGAAAAAGGCTACTTTGTAATGGACGATAAGTGGTTTGACGAATACCTCTTTAAGGTTGTAGTGAAGAAGCAATACTTACCTGAAAAATTAGTAAAGATTGCTGAAGGAGAAGCTACTCCAGTTCCTTGCTGGGATTCAATGGCTTAA
- a CDS encoding HD domain-containing protein produces MDIELVKQFTQDHLKGEKTGHDYYHGQRVANLAIKMYLSDYPDAHADSRVVAIIQTGSYLHDTIDEKICDDPSKVIAEIKELLPKVGFTELEAQDILFTIQHMSFSANIEHHYKLPLSGQYVQDADRIESLGAIGIARAFTYGGKHGNKIYDPEIKPEKLVSHDQYRNHVETTINHFYEKLFDLEGLMNTPAAKKEAHRRTEYMREFVQEFMDEWNV; encoded by the coding sequence ATGGATATTGAATTAGTTAAGCAGTTTACCCAAGATCATTTAAAAGGTGAAAAAACAGGACATGACTACTATCATGGACAACGAGTAGCAAACTTAGCTATAAAAATGTATTTAAGTGATTATCCCGATGCGCATGCAGATAGCCGAGTTGTTGCTATTATTCAGACTGGTAGTTACTTGCACGATACAATTGATGAGAAAATTTGCGATGACCCAAGTAAGGTAATTGCAGAAATTAAAGAGTTACTACCTAAAGTTGGATTTACTGAGTTAGAAGCACAGGATATTTTATTTACGATTCAGCACATGTCTTTTTCCGCCAATATTGAACATCACTACAAGTTGCCCTTGAGTGGACAATATGTGCAAGATGCAGATCGAATCGAAAGCTTAGGTGCAATCGGAATCGCACGAGCATTTACTTATGGCGGAAAGCATGGAAATAAGATCTATGATCCAGAGATTAAGCCTGAAAAGTTAGTAAGTCATGACCAATATCGTAACCATGTTGAGACAACGATTAATCACTTCTATGAAAAATTATTTGATTTAGAGGGATTGATGAATACTCCTGCTGCTAAGAAAGAAGCACATCGAAGAACTGAATATATGCGTGAATTCGTTCAAGAATTTATGGATGAATGGAATGTGTAA
- a CDS encoding LTA synthase family protein: MKSALRKTIQWILLLCLLLGILIQTLGFWNYNPTSVSTKTRIGMVISLIQLIVVVWYGMSYGNKEYSFKEAVKNWLEGVVTLIIFYLVFVISLPQFFSAWNLWGIFFPVLTSTSALFSGIIISLFFQPFIFRLQEKLNTKQNVLLLTAITVLIFALSAGNSLLTSYSIFGLYLAVPFAWGMLISKIKASKKVVLGLVVATIILLPAVYYLTIKLMPIQTPQGFIFSQMNMSWNTSLLMAPSSPLMILFVIAGALLFRSSMLGVSHRLFSILIPAIIFGTTSYGMSLWKEKLQLLLAPVSKKVTVLLILSLLVASFIINFVFVKFLLSNKHVQRFLNKFDENNLDGLIKLLEAGVDFLKRHSKSIILFAFLMFLSVIGFYTVRDIQSASDFWAALVFIFTSKFGTLVLSSIFLFTIYEIFYVITTRFWVSASIPTVLALGIAIADGIKMDLREEPVYPNEISEIVNWKTLIPMIGVQTLIYILVGIALLIAIIVYLELKHPHNLRRKKKSWVALIGSLLILITPVWFNDENSAIYYISKGFDNNPDFRNPPDSTANNGAVLTFLDFIKVPIMEKVDGYSEHAIKQITKKYEKEAIAINKTRKNKLSDQTIVFNLSESFVDPEEFPGVKISDNVRDPMKYIRSLMSQTTSGKMLSAGYGGGTGNMEYESLTGFNMGNFSSALTPYTQVTSRYNFYPTIGMNFPYSSAIHPFNGTYYGRIDNYRRFKFNKFAYLGSKYKIYDKKSLGTSPYLSDETAYQNGLRQIKSRKNGQFINLISMQNHMPYGDYYSPNEYKDNVSGSSLADDNVKTSFAAYTKGVEYTDKAVKKFIKEIDEINKPITLVFYGDHYPSIIDQSLLSKYPIKMHSTTYFIYSNKYAREHGAKNKIVPDKYVATSSFISMALEQTNSKVTAYQALLTRIYKDLPAMTINYSSSDGFELVDQNGKKVSEKKLTKKQKELLKDYQLIQYDMSAGKGYTLDVKGFYK, translated from the coding sequence ATGAAATCAGCTTTAAGAAAAACAATCCAGTGGATCTTACTTTTGTGTTTGTTGCTGGGAATATTAATTCAAACCTTAGGCTTTTGGAATTATAATCCAACGTCAGTTTCTACTAAAACGCGAATTGGCATGGTAATTAGCTTAATTCAATTGATAGTGGTTGTCTGGTATGGGATGAGTTACGGCAATAAGGAGTATAGCTTTAAAGAGGCAGTTAAGAACTGGCTTGAAGGCGTCGTTACTCTTATTATTTTCTATTTAGTATTTGTCATTTCGTTGCCACAGTTTTTCTCAGCTTGGAATTTATGGGGAATCTTTTTCCCAGTTTTAACTAGTACATCAGCTTTATTTAGCGGAATTATAATTTCTTTATTCTTTCAACCATTTATTTTTAGATTACAAGAGAAATTAAATACTAAGCAAAATGTGTTGCTGCTGACAGCCATTACAGTTTTGATTTTTGCCTTAAGTGCAGGAAATTCGCTTTTAACTAGTTATAGTATTTTTGGCCTTTACTTAGCTGTACCTTTTGCCTGGGGAATGCTTATTTCAAAGATTAAGGCATCTAAGAAAGTAGTTCTTGGCTTAGTAGTAGCAACGATTATTTTGCTACCAGCAGTTTATTATCTTACGATTAAATTAATGCCGATTCAGACGCCGCAAGGATTCATCTTTTCTCAGATGAATATGTCTTGGAATACTAGTCTTTTAATGGCGCCATCATCACCATTGATGATTTTATTTGTCATTGCTGGAGCATTATTATTTAGAAGTTCAATGCTTGGAGTATCTCACAGATTATTTTCAATTCTAATTCCAGCAATTATCTTTGGCACTACTTCTTATGGGATGAGTTTGTGGAAGGAAAAATTGCAACTTTTGCTTGCACCTGTAAGTAAGAAAGTTACTGTTTTATTGATTCTTTCTTTATTAGTTGCAAGTTTCATTATTAATTTTGTTTTTGTTAAGTTTCTACTTTCAAATAAGCATGTTCAGAGATTTTTGAATAAGTTTGATGAAAATAATCTGGATGGTCTTATTAAACTTTTAGAAGCGGGAGTAGACTTTTTAAAGCGACACTCTAAATCAATTATCTTATTTGCATTCCTGATGTTCTTAAGTGTCATTGGCTTTTATACTGTTCGAGACATTCAATCTGCAAGTGACTTTTGGGCTGCTCTAGTCTTTATTTTTACTAGCAAATTTGGCACCTTAGTTTTATCGTCGATTTTCTTATTTACAATTTATGAGATCTTCTATGTAATCACTACTAGGTTCTGGGTATCCGCAAGTATTCCAACTGTTTTGGCTTTAGGAATTGCAATTGCAGATGGAATTAAGATGGATTTAAGAGAAGAGCCAGTTTATCCAAATGAAATTAGTGAGATCGTTAATTGGAAGACGCTGATTCCAATGATTGGTGTGCAGACTCTAATTTACATTCTTGTTGGTATTGCACTTTTAATTGCAATTATTGTTTATCTAGAGCTAAAGCACCCACATAACTTAAGAAGAAAGAAAAAGAGCTGGGTTGCTTTAATTGGAAGTCTTTTAATTTTGATTACACCGGTGTGGTTTAATGATGAAAATTCAGCGATTTACTATATTTCAAAGGGTTTTGATAATAATCCTGACTTTAGAAATCCACCGGATAGTACAGCTAATAATGGTGCTGTCTTAACTTTCTTAGATTTCATCAAAGTGCCAATTATGGAAAAAGTTGATGGTTATTCTGAACATGCCATCAAGCAAATTACTAAAAAGTATGAAAAAGAAGCTATTGCTATTAATAAGACTAGAAAGAACAAGTTATCCGATCAAACAATTGTCTTTAATCTTAGTGAAAGCTTTGTAGATCCAGAAGAATTCCCAGGAGTCAAAATTTCTGATAATGTTAGAGATCCGATGAAGTATATCCGTAGCTTAATGTCGCAAACGACTTCTGGCAAGATGCTTAGTGCTGGATATGGTGGTGGAACTGGAAATATGGAATATGAGTCCTTGACTGGATTTAATATGGGAAACTTCTCGAGTGCTCTTACTCCATATACTCAGGTAACTTCACGTTATAATTTTTACCCAACAATTGGGATGAATTTCCCTTATAGTAGCGCAATTCATCCGTTTAATGGTACTTATTATGGCCGAATTGATAATTATCGCCGGTTTAAATTTAATAAGTTTGCTTATTTAGGCTCTAAATATAAGATCTATGATAAAAAGTCGCTTGGAACGAGTCCATATCTTTCTGATGAGACGGCTTACCAGAATGGCTTGAGACAAATTAAGAGTAGAAAAAATGGTCAATTTATTAACTTGATCTCAATGCAAAACCATATGCCATATGGTGATTATTATTCACCAAATGAATATAAGGATAATGTCAGTGGCTCTTCTCTTGCAGATGATAATGTTAAGACTAGCTTTGCGGCATATACAAAGGGTGTTGAATATACTGATAAGGCAGTGAAGAAGTTTATTAAAGAAATCGATGAAATTAATAAGCCAATCACGCTTGTCTTTTATGGCGATCATTATCCATCAATTATTGATCAATCGTTATTATCTAAGTATCCAATTAAAATGCATTCTACTACTTACTTTATTTATTCAAATAAGTACGCTCGTGAGCATGGTGCTAAGAATAAAATTGTTCCAGATAAGTATGTTGCAACGAGTTCCTTTATTTCGATGGCTTTAGAGCAAACGAATTCTAAAGTTACAGCTTACCAAGCATTACTTACTCGGATCTACAAGGATCTTCCTGCAATGACAATTAACTATAGTAGCAGTGATGGTTTTGAACTAGTTGATCAAAATGGTAAGAAAGTTTCTGAAAAGAAATTAACTAAGAAACAAAAAGAACTACTTAAAGACTATCAATTGATTCAATATGATATGTCAGCAGGGAAGGGATACACATTGGACGTCAAGGGCTTTTATAAATAA